Proteins encoded by one window of Rutidosis leptorrhynchoides isolate AG116_Rl617_1_P2 chromosome 7, CSIRO_AGI_Rlap_v1, whole genome shotgun sequence:
- the LOC139858704 gene encoding putative F-box protein At3g20705: protein MLKELPEDVIIHILSRVPTRHILRFKSVCKSWYALFQNPNFISKHFKNQSAISDPSFLFTPEKTKTPISTSDHTVGLILSDYSYKSIKIPIKIDVSKSLYVCGSCNGLIRLSILPLGSIILLWNPSTRVFKDLPISHVDHPRADHPLKVCLGFGFDDVVKDYKVLRILQYHRQLKQVEIYSLSTNSWKEIKTSINFIIHESACSVFLNGKFYWHAVSFLGDHNMITTLILCFDLHEEVFNCIMRPQFEFTGCIENNWKASWQVVAMNESLAAIGWLGIGSRTMFEVWVMKEYGGVSSWTKFTSFDLQSNVTRALGCGLKGEILLMNDNRQLVVYDPDLQRGSNLGNYGVAFSSQVFNHVGSLISIDGWKVATRTNLSSIVPDAFFVR, encoded by the coding sequence ATGTTGAAAGAGCTGCCAGAAGACGTAATCATCCATATACTATCACGTGTTCCTACTAGACACATTCTACGTTTCAAATCCGTTTGCAAATCATGGTACGCCCtttttcaaaaccctaattttatcTCCAAACATTTCAAAAATCAATCCGCCATTTCAGATCCATCTTTCCTTTTTACACCTGAAAAAACCAAAACCCCAATTTCCACATCCGATCATACCGTTGGTTTAATCTTATCTGATTATTCTTACAAGTCAATCAAAATCCCAATCAAAATCGACGTTTCTAAATCGTTATATGTTTGCGGGAGCTGTAACGGGCTAATTCGTTTGAGTATTTTGCCgcttggttcgattattttgttatGGAATCCTTCTACTAGGGTTTTTAAAGACTTACCTATTTCGCATGTTGATCACCCTCGAGCTGATCATCCATTAAAGGTTTGTTTAGGTTTTGGATTTGATGATGTTGTAAAGGACTACAAGGTGTTGAGGATTTTGCAGTATCATAGACAGTTGAAGCAAGTTGAGATATACTCGTTGAGTacaaattcatggaaggagattaagactagtattaattttataatccaTGAGTCGGCATGTAGTGTGTTTTTGAATGGGAAGTTTTATTGGCATGCCGTTTCGTTTTTGGGTGATCATAACATGATCACGACATTGATTCTGTGTTTTGATCTTCACGAGGAGGTGTTTAATTGCATAATGCGACCTCAGTTTGAATTTACTGGATGTATTGAAAATAATTGGAAAGCTTCTTGGCAGGTTGTAGCAATGAATGAATCACTAGCGGCGATCGGTTGGTTAGGTATTGGGTCTAGGACGATGTTTGAGGTGTGGGTGATGAAAGAATATGGAGGGGTTTCGTCGTGGACGAAATTTACGTCATTTGATCTTCAAAGTAATGTTACTAGAGCATTGGGGTGTGGATTAAAAGGTGAGATTTTGTTGATGAATGATAATAGACAACTGGTTGTGTATGATCCAGATTTACAAAGGGGTAGCAATTTGGGGAATTATGGGGTTGCTTTCTCGTCTCAGGTGTTTAATCATGTCGGAAGCTTAATATCAATCGATGGTTGGAAGGTTGCCACTAGGACTAATTTATCGTCTATTGTTCCTGACGCTTTCTTTGTTCGATAG